In Peromyscus maniculatus bairdii isolate BWxNUB_F1_BW_parent chromosome 9, HU_Pman_BW_mat_3.1, whole genome shotgun sequence, one genomic interval encodes:
- the LOC102912376 gene encoding potassium channel, subfamily K, member 16, producing MPRAGLRSCWGGQVLPLLLAYICYLLLGATIFQLLEKQAEAQSRDQFQLEKLRFLENYTCLDQQALEQFVQVILEAWVKGVNPKGNSTNPSNWDFGSSFFFAGTVVTTIGYGNLAPSTEAGQVFCVFYALMGIPLNVVFLNHLGTGLRAHLTTLDRWEDHPRHSQLLQVLGLALFLTLGTLVILIFPPMFFSHVEGWSFREGFYFAFITLSTIGFGDYVVGTDPSKHYIAVYRSLAAVWILLGLAWLAVVLSLGSLLLHRCSRLWLLIRGLDLKDGAAPDSDPRPQKSPISA from the exons ATGCCCCGGGCTGGGCTCCGTAGCTGCTGGGGTGGCCAGGTATTGCCCCTGCTTCTGGCCTATATCTGCTACCTGCTGCTCGGGGCCACCATCTTCCAGCTGctggagaagcaggcagaggctCAATCCAGGGACCAGTTCCAGCTGGAAAAGCTACGCTTCTTAGAGAACTACACCTGCCTGGACCAGCAGGCCCTGGAGCAGTTTGTGcag GTCATCCTGGAAGCCTGGGTGAAAGGCGTGAACCCCAAAGGCAACTCCACCAACCCCAGCAACTGGGACTTTGGGAGCAGTTTCTTCTTTGCAGGCACAGTGGTCACTACCATAG GCTATGGAAACCTGGCGCCCAGCACGGAGGCAGGGCAGGTCTTCTGTGTCTTTTATGCCCTGATGGGCATCCCACTCAATGTGGTTTTCCTCAACCACCTGGGCACAGGGCTGCGTGCCCACCTGACCACATTGGACAGGTGGGAGGACCATCCCAGGCATTCCCAG CTCCTGCAGGTCTtgggcctggctctgttcctgaCCTTGGGGACCCTGGTCATCCTCATCTTCCCACCCATGTTCTTCAGCCACGTGGAGGGCTGGAGCTTCCGTGAGGGCTTCTACTTTGCCTTtatcaccctcagcaccattgGCTTCGGGGACTACGTTGTCG GCACAGACCCCAGCAAGCATTACATCGCCGTGTACCGGAGCCTGGCAGCCGTATGGATCCTGCTGGGGCTGGCATGGCtggcagtggtcctcagcctggGATCCCTGCTTCTGCACAGATGCTCCCGGCTCTGGCTCCTCATCAGAGGCCTGGACCTCAAGGATGGAGCAGCCCCTGACTCTGACCCCAGACCACAGAAAAGTCCCATCTCTGCGTGA